One segment of Patescibacteria group bacterium DNA contains the following:
- the thiS gene encoding sulfur carrier protein ThiS encodes MNNRGDGLFIGKNPIANNNRTDPLRTINDEDEARFNNQELLCKAQKNFFEMTIESINIARVKKKQTSLASKFSRLTRDGYVSYLLENINWSLHQENQQQALDLFRRLRNNFFLITQSEIHGQQIIIKILESLLFELCLREYPNIREKLVIVLFDFDKLLAQKIDQTTQPAGLIKIAQVITGKTVTLIGHNEETGRLQLQLEHQSGQLLLTGPTQPDAKITKQIFKPQYPGHISNPESIATNIDHLVKSGFDIFEGLSTSQKNNKEVEALGQLFTALCHIIDDKIPLYAITDSKEAKKSLKPFKTPQRVKDERLNIFGNILMACIKKHPELKKTITNGVNKLAQANSKIFESLEIEFFFEQRFKKETQADNIPKPQAGKPNITNTKPSKPVELIAREEDFSTLEPLDRLEKIYLSNSIDFRQLADYDPYARGVLSLILCGKKNPLPEELTAGYRKWQQLVHPDKTKDEMALKFSKLITGIGTLSRKQEFIREEACQAVTELFELVKQLFETHSVTIIPRQGYKRIVFSEITIKELLARENNQPEDITVVFHGQVVDSADFEKVKLKSGDTVEIVTF; translated from the coding sequence ATGAACAACCGCGGAGACGGCTTATTCATTGGGAAAAATCCGATCGCTAATAATAATCGGACTGACCCCTTACGAACAATTAACGACGAAGATGAGGCTAGATTTAATAATCAAGAATTATTGTGTAAAGCGCAAAAAAACTTTTTCGAAATGACAATTGAAAGTATTAATATTGCTCGTGTCAAAAAAAAGCAAACTAGTTTAGCGAGTAAATTTTCTCGCCTGACTCGAGATGGCTATGTTTCATATCTACTAGAAAACATCAATTGGTCATTGCATCAAGAAAACCAGCAACAAGCTCTAGACTTATTCCGACGCCTGCGTAATAATTTTTTCTTGATTACCCAATCAGAAATACACGGACAACAAATAATTATTAAAATTCTGGAATCGCTATTATTTGAATTGTGTTTAAGGGAATATCCCAATATTCGAGAAAAGCTAGTTATTGTCTTGTTTGATTTTGACAAGCTTTTAGCGCAAAAAATCGATCAGACAACCCAGCCGGCCGGATTAATAAAAATTGCTCAAGTCATAACCGGAAAAACCGTTACGCTTATCGGCCACAATGAAGAAACAGGAAGATTGCAATTACAATTGGAACACCAATCCGGACAATTGCTTTTGACCGGTCCGACTCAGCCAGATGCTAAAATCACCAAACAGATTTTTAAGCCACAGTATCCTGGACATATCTCTAACCCAGAATCAATTGCTACCAATATTGATCATTTGGTAAAAAGTGGTTTCGATATTTTTGAGGGTTTATCAACTTCTCAGAAAAACAACAAAGAGGTTGAGGCTTTAGGCCAACTTTTTACTGCTCTCTGTCATATTATAGATGATAAAATACCGCTCTATGCCATTACTGACAGCAAAGAGGCAAAAAAATCACTCAAACCATTCAAGACTCCGCAACGAGTTAAGGATGAGCGGTTAAACATATTTGGCAACATTTTAATGGCTTGTATAAAAAAACATCCTGAATTAAAAAAGACAATTACTAATGGAGTCAATAAACTAGCCCAAGCCAACAGTAAAATATTTGAAAGTTTGGAAATAGAATTTTTCTTTGAGCAGAGGTTTAAGAAAGAAACTCAGGCTGATAATATTCCTAAACCTCAAGCTGGTAAGCCAAACATAACTAATACAAAACCCAGCAAACCAGTTGAGTTAATCGCGAGGGAAGAAGACTTTTCAACTCTAGAACCACTTGACCGCTTAGAAAAGATCTATCTTTCTAACTCTATTGATTTTCGTCAACTCGCTGATTATGACCCTTACGCGCGCGGTGTCTTGTCGCTGATACTCTGCGGCAAAAAGAATCCTCTACCTGAAGAACTTACTGCCGGCTATCGAAAGTGGCAACAATTAGTCCATCCGGATAAAACCAAGGACGAAATGGCTCTTAAGTTTTCCAAATTGATCACTGGAATCGGTACGCTATCCCGAAAACAGGAATTTATCCGAGAGGAAGCTTGCCAAGCCGTAACTGAATTATTTGAACTGGTCAAGCAACTCTTTGAAACTCATTCAGTAACTATTATTCCGCGCCAGGGATATAAACGGATAGTCTTTAGCGAAATAACAATCAAAGAATTGTTAGCTAGGGAGAACAACCAGCCAGAAGATATTACAGTTGTTTTCCATGGCCAAGTCGTAGATTCAGCTGACTTTGAAAAAGTTAAACTGAAATCAGGCGATACGGTTGAAATCGTAACTTTTTAA
- the leuS gene encoding leucine--tRNA ligase: MASYKEFVVSGGEKKWQDKWLNTKIDQAEDFSVKPKKYVLDMFPYPSGAGLHVGHPEGYTATDIYSRYLRLRGFNVLHPMGWDAFGLPAENYAIKTGTHPRITTEANVTTFRRQIRSLGFSYDWDREVDTTDPKYYKWTQWIFLQLFKKGLAYEATVPINFCPSCKTGLANEEVKDGKCDRCGTTVEKKDLRQWMLKITAYADRLLEGINELDWPESIKALQRNWIGRSEGAEVDFKISNSEEQIRVYTTRPDTLFGATYMVLAPEHKLVQELKDKISNFSEVEDYIKEAKNKSDLERTELNKNKTGVELRGVKAVNPVNNTEIPIWISDYVLATYGTGAIMAVPAHDERDFEFAKKFDLPIIEVIVPERVDKRNPPVDGKEKIERKNVQVVVRNPKTGKILCLHSKKYNWVTFPMGGIGENEGLLEAAKREVLEETGYKHLTNGKVLGGQVRAEYFANHKNVNRVSFTNLVQFDLVDDKQDEIAEEEKEAQNEILWLEPEKLTNEFMVHAEMDIWQERIRKGDMAYTDVDNGIMINSGFLNGLVPAEAIGKMADWLEKQGVGKKAVNYKLRDWVFSRQRYWGEPIPLVHCGKCGIVPMAEKDLPLVLPEVEKYEPTGTGESPLATIDEWVNTICPKCGGPAKRETNTMPQWAGSSWYWLRYIDPHNNKVFADQKKLKYWLPVDLYLGGAEHAVLHLLYARFWNMALFDIGVMPFEEPFTKLINQGLILGEDGEKMSKSRGNVVNPDDILKEYGADTFRLYEMFIGPLEDTKPWSTKNILGVHRFLNKVWDIGQQTLGREENSEVEILLNKTIKKVGDDIEVMSYNTAISSMMVLINKVQEVKTASQEQWEKFLIILSPFAPHLTEELWEKLGHTASIFKESWPQYDPAKVIDTEKEIPVQVNGKVRAKLVLPTNVTEETAKAAALADDNVKKYLTGEPKKVIFVKGRMISIVV; the protein is encoded by the coding sequence ATGGCTTCATACAAAGAATTCGTCGTTTCAGGCGGAGAAAAAAAATGGCAAGACAAGTGGTTGAACACCAAAATTGATCAAGCCGAAGACTTCAGCGTCAAGCCTAAAAAGTATGTTTTGGATATGTTTCCTTATCCGTCGGGAGCCGGACTCCATGTCGGTCATCCCGAGGGGTACACGGCAACTGACATTTATTCCCGTTACTTGCGTTTAAGGGGTTTTAATGTTTTACATCCTATGGGTTGGGATGCTTTCGGTTTGCCGGCGGAAAATTACGCCATAAAGACGGGTACTCATCCGCGCATTACTACTGAAGCCAACGTAACTACTTTTAGGCGTCAGATTCGGAGTTTGGGTTTTTCTTATGATTGGGACAGGGAAGTGGATACGACTGATCCTAAATATTATAAATGGACACAGTGGATATTTTTGCAATTATTTAAAAAGGGTTTGGCTTATGAGGCTACGGTGCCGATTAATTTTTGTCCGTCCTGCAAGACCGGCTTGGCCAATGAAGAAGTTAAAGACGGCAAATGTGACCGTTGCGGCACAACAGTGGAGAAAAAAGATTTACGTCAATGGATGTTGAAGATTACCGCCTACGCCGATAGATTATTGGAAGGGATTAATGAATTGGATTGGCCGGAGTCAATCAAAGCCTTGCAGAGAAATTGGATTGGCCGAAGCGAGGGTGCGGAAGTTGATTTTAAAATTAGTAATAGTGAAGAACAAATTAGAGTTTATACTACGCGTCCCGATACTTTATTTGGTGCTACCTATATGGTTTTAGCGCCAGAGCATAAATTAGTTCAAGAGTTGAAAGACAAAATTAGTAATTTCTCTGAGGTTGAAGATTATATTAAGGAAGCGAAAAATAAATCAGATTTGGAAAGAACAGAATTAAATAAAAACAAAACTGGTGTGGAATTAAGGGGGGTGAAGGCGGTTAATCCAGTCAATAACACTGAAATTCCGATTTGGATTTCTGATTATGTTTTGGCGACCTATGGCACCGGTGCGATCATGGCTGTGCCGGCGCACGATGAACGTGACTTTGAGTTTGCTAAAAAGTTTGATTTGCCGATTATTGAAGTGATTGTCCCGGAAAGAGTTGACAAAAGGAATCCACCGGTAGACGGCAAGGAAAAGATAGAACGAAAAAATGTCCAAGTCGTTGTTCGCAATCCCAAGACAGGCAAAATCCTTTGCCTTCACTCAAAAAAATATAATTGGGTTACTTTTCCCATGGGAGGGATCGGTGAAAATGAAGGGTTGCTTGAAGCCGCTAAGCGGGAAGTGCTGGAGGAAACCGGTTATAAGCATTTGACCAACGGTAAGGTCTTGGGCGGGCAGGTGCGCGCTGAGTATTTTGCTAATCATAAAAATGTTAATCGTGTTTCTTTCACTAATTTGGTGCAGTTTGATTTGGTTGATGACAAACAAGATGAGATAGCGGAAGAAGAAAAAGAAGCGCAGAATGAAATCTTATGGTTGGAACCGGAAAAACTGACTAATGAATTCATGGTGCATGCGGAAATGGATATTTGGCAGGAACGTATCAGAAAAGGCGATATGGCCTATACCGATGTTGACAACGGTATCATGATTAATTCCGGATTTCTTAATGGCTTAGTGCCGGCAGAAGCTATTGGTAAGATGGCTGATTGGTTGGAAAAACAGGGTGTTGGTAAAAAAGCGGTTAATTATAAATTACGCGATTGGGTGTTCTCGCGTCAGCGTTATTGGGGTGAGCCGATTCCTTTAGTGCACTGCGGGAAATGCGGAATTGTACCTATGGCTGAGAAAGATCTACCTTTGGTTTTGCCGGAAGTGGAGAAATACGAGCCGACGGGAACTGGTGAGTCGCCACTGGCAACTATTGATGAATGGGTGAATACGATTTGCCCGAAATGCGGCGGTCCGGCTAAACGCGAAACCAATACAATGCCACAATGGGCTGGTTCATCTTGGTATTGGCTCAGGTACATTGATCCGCATAATAATAAAGTTTTTGCCGACCAGAAGAAATTAAAATATTGGTTGCCAGTCGATCTATATTTGGGCGGAGCCGAGCATGCGGTTTTGCATTTGCTTTATGCCAGATTTTGGAATATGGCTTTATTTGATATTGGCGTGATGCCTTTTGAAGAGCCATTTACCAAACTAATTAATCAAGGTTTGATTTTGGGCGAGGACGGTGAGAAAATGTCTAAATCCCGAGGCAATGTGGTTAACCCCGATGACATCTTAAAAGAATATGGCGCTGATACCTTCCGTCTGTATGAAATGTTCATAGGTCCTTTGGAAGATACGAAGCCCTGGAGCACTAAGAATATTCTAGGCGTACATCGGTTTTTAAATAAAGTGTGGGATATCGGTCAGCAAACTTTAGGTAGGGAAGAAAATAGCGAGGTAGAGATTTTGCTTAATAAAACCATTAAGAAAGTCGGCGATGATATTGAGGTGATGAGTTATAATACCGCCATCTCGTCCATGATGGTGCTAATAAATAAGGTTCAAGAAGTAAAAACTGCCAGTCAGGAACAGTGGGAGAAATTTCTAATTATTCTTTCTCCTTTTGCACCGCACTTGACGGAGGAATTGTGGGAAAAACTTGGCCATACAGCTAGTATTTTTAAAGAGTCGTGGCCGCAGTATGATCCGGCCAAAGTTATTGACACCGAAAAGGAAATCCCAGTTCAGGTTAATGGTAAGGTTAGAGCCAAATTGGTTTTGCCGACAAATGTAACAGAAGAGACGGCCAAAGCCGCGGCCTTAGCCGATGATAATGTAAAGAAATATTTGACCGGCGAGCCGAAGAAAGTAATCTTCGTTAAAGGTAGAATGATCAGTATCGTGGTTTAA